The proteins below come from a single Aspergillus oryzae RIB40 DNA, chromosome 5 genomic window:
- a CDS encoding uncharacterized protein (predicted protein), translating to MTTSNEQPSSLPYHGSCHCGFIRYIAIIPMPPAVALGADATKGPHLRFYKCNCTTCQKMGLFHMRLPDAPNQFFLLCPQDRDSLANYKCQNGHINWFFCPTCGVRCFATVPHWKQDQIDIEKISAAVPKLDLPGVEESTKTVTIWRMDPDTFQEDVTGYLTINALTIDQDQAHGKNIDLRQLVDNKWVQYSDWNLRKHESRYDYPQERGTW from the coding sequence ATGACGACCTCCAACGAACAACCCTCCAGCCTCCCCTACCATGGCTCCTGCCACTGCGGTTTCATCAGGTACATCGCCATCATTCCAATGCCACCAGCCGTCGCCCTCGGAGCAGATGCGACCAAAGGCCCCCACCTCCGATTCTACAAGTGCAATTGCACAACCTGTCAAAAAATGGGCCTATTCCACATGCGACTTCCAGACGCGCCGAACCAATTCTTCCTACTCTGTCCGCAAGATCGCGATTCTCTGGCTAATTATAAATGCCAAAACGGTCATATCAACTGGTTCTTTTGTCCGACGTGCGGCGTGCGCTGTTTCGCGACCGTACCGCATTGGAAGCAGGACCAGATCGATATCGAGAAGATTTCGGCGGCGGTTCCCAAGCTCGATTTACCGGGTGTCGAGGAGTCGACTAAGACGGTTACCATTTGGCGAATGGATCCTGATACCTTTCAGGAGGATGTCACGGGGTATTTGACGATCAATGCGCTTACTATTGATCAGGATCAGGCTCATGGGAAGAACATTGATCTGCGCCAGCTTGTGGACAATAAATGGGTCCAGTATTCGGATTGGAATCTGAGAAAACATGAGAGTCGATATGACTATCCTCAAGAGAGAGGGACGTGGTAG
- a CDS encoding SDR family NAD(P)-dependent oxidoreductase (dehydrogenases with different specificities (related to short-chain alcohol dehydrogenases)), with protein MATLSGKTCLVTGGAGGLGKAIATKFLEAGANVVICDINDDRLQETSAELSVKGPLKAVNADITSASAVQGLFDTIVSEFGKVDILINNAGIMDRFDPVGDLDEELWDRVMAVNLTAPFLLSRLAVRNMLEQPNPNGYIMNVVSLAGKAGWTAGAAYTASKHGLVGLTKNTAAFYGNKGIRCNALMIGGMDTNITEAFMRGVNEEGKDKVVGIMGAVPSPLCDIDEVAEVCVSMTCGKGSRLINGACIPIDHGFSGTVG; from the exons ATGGCTACTTTATCCGGTAAAACCTGCCTTGTTACTGGAGGAGCCGGCGGGCTGGGCAAAGCTATCGCCACGAAGTTTCTCGAGGCTGGAGCCAACGTGGTGATTTGTGACATCAACGACGATCGACTTCAAGAAACCTCTGCAGAACTTTCAGTGAAAGGCCCGTTGAAAGCAGTCAATGCCGATATTACCTCCGCCTCTGCAGTGCAGGGTCTGTTCGACACAATCGTTTCCGAGTTTGGAAAAGTGGATATACTGATAAACAATGCTGGGATCATGGACCGTTTTGACCCTGTTGGGGACTTGGATGAGGAACTGTGGGATCGCGTCATGGCCGTCAATTTGACGGcaccttttcttctgagCAGACTAGCTGTTCGCAATATGCTTGAACAGCCAAACCCAAATGGTTATATCATGAATGTTGTCTCGTTGGCGGGCAAAGCTGGTTGGACAGCAG GTGCCGCATACACCGCGAGTAAGCatggattggttggtttgaCCAAGAATACAGCCGCATTCTACGGAAACAAGGGTATTCGGTGCAATGCCCTCATGATAGGTGGCATGGACACCAATATCACCGAGGCATTCATGAGAGGTGTCAATgaagagggaaaggacaAGGTGGTAGGTATTATGGGGGCCGTGCCGTCCCCCCTATGTGACATAGATGAGGTTGCGGAAGTGTGTGTCTCTATGACATGCGGCAAGGGGAGCAGGCTAATCAATGGTGCCTGTATCCCGATTGACCATGGGTTTTCTGGTACGGTCGGGTAG
- a CDS encoding lysophospholipid acyltransferase family protein (predicted protein) — MARRYMIPWLYDLGIWIFTLCLDIFFREVYSRGAWRIPRRGPVIIVAAPHANQFVDSILLMRILKHAANRRSSFLIAEKSMREPYIGTMAGCMGALPVVRAQDNVKPAEGKIYLPDPDNDPTLVRGKGTDFTNKLFMEGGTIILPRVGKTSPEQQAIAQIIGPEELRLRKPFKQFDQDHPLYDALRTGTTFKVAPHIDQREMFDAVYSELIAGGCIGIFPEGGSHDRPSLLPLKAGVAIIALGALAQDPNCGLSIIPCGMNYFHPNKFRSRAVVEFGNPVHVHPDQVEAFRAGGTSKRNAVGSLLETINEALTAVTQQAPDHETLMLVQATRRLYRPLRMKLPLPIVIEVNRRLLKGYTQFKDDPKVIQLKKAISDYNRRLRALGIRDHQVEWGDVKHRPWWIVFCTLLYRVGELLTLAVGTLPSVALFWPVFVTAKVISVKKQRAALAGSVVKLEGRDVVGTWKILVAMGLAPALYTWYTVVVTTWLHYCRHEGHYCAVSPWWTNPRTYVPDSIPLWLFSMFFFGLMISVSFAGLRIGEIGMDVLKSLPPLLVALNPISANSLAKLREERQALSTKVVDTIDTFAPEIFPDFEHEKLVPHGYPHDDTYQSRLKSMPPSEPESRNTSKTRGSRSRSRSAGFLQDTLLKPLTIGSKDDLGEVNRRIRDSMKERGRERVRAQYDSDADAVLVDGSGGSDSGDAVEEKKTR, encoded by the coding sequence ATGGCGCGAAGATATATGATTCCATGGCTCTATGACTTGGGCATCTGGATCTTCACTCTATGTCTAGACATTTTCTTCCGGGAGGTTTACTCCCGAGGAGCTTGGCGAATCCCCAGACGCGGCCCGGTGATCATCGTGGCTGCTCCACATGCCAATCAATTTGTCGACTCTATCCTGTTGATGCGCATCCTGAAGCACGCAGCCAATCGTCGGAGCTCTTTCCTCATTGCCGAGAAGTCCATGCGAGAGCCATATATCGGCACAATGGCCGGATGCATGGGAGCCCTTCCGGTTGTGAGAGCCCAGGATAATGTCAAACCGGCCGAGGGTAAGATCTATTTGCCGGATCCCGACAATGATCCGACCCTTGTTCGTGGTAAAGGAACCGATTTTACGAATAAGCTCTTCATGGAAGGCGGCACAATTATTCTCCCAAGGGTGGGAAAGACCAGTCCGGAACAGCAAGCCATTGCGCAGATTATCGGGCCGGAAGAATTGAGACTTCGAAAGCCATTCAAACAGTTCGACCAAGATCACCCTCTGTACGACGCGTTGCGCACGGGGACCACTTTCAAAGTCGCCCCGCATATTGACCAGCGTGAAATGTTCGATGCTGTTTATAGCGAACTCATTGCAGGCGGCTGTATCGGAATCTTTCCGGAAGGTGGCAGCCATGACCGACCCAGTTTGCTCCCCTTGAAGGCCGGCGTCGCCATCATCGCATTAGGCGCTCTGGCTCAGGACCCCAACTGCGGCCTGTCTATCATTCCCTGCGGCATGAATTACTTTCACCCGAACAAGTTCCGTTCTCGCGCTGTCGTGGAGTTCGGTAACCCCGTTCACGTGCATCCGGACCAAGTCGAAGCGTTCAGAGCCGGTGGGACCTCGAAGCGGAACGCTGTTGGATCATTGCTGGAAACCATTAATGAAGCATTGACTGCGGTTACTCAACAAGCGCCCGATCATGAGACACTCATGCTTGTCCAAGCCACAAGACGACTGTACCGACCTCTCCGGATGAAACTCCCCTTACCGATTGTTATTGAAGTCAACCGACGCCTGCTCAAAGGTTACACTCAGTTCAAGGACGATCCTAAAGTCATCCAGCTAAAGAAGGCTATATCGGACTACAACCGACGCCTTCGAGCCCTGGGCATTCGGGACCACCAGGTTGAATGGGGCGACGTCAAGCATCGACCGTGGTGGATAGTCTTTTGCACGCTGCTATATCGCGTCGGTGAGCTTCTCACCCTTGCTGTAGGAACACTGCCATCTGTCGCTCTCTTCTGGCCAGTCTTTGTTACCGCCAAGGTTATCTCGGTTAAGAAGCAGCGCGCAGCTCTTGCCGGTTCCGTGGTCAAGCTTGAAGGCCGTGACGTGGTGGGGACCTGGAAGATTCTTGTCGCTATGGGGCTGGCGCCTGCCTTATATACCTGGTACACCGTGGTTGTGACGACATGGCTACATTACTGTCGCCATGAGGGGCATTATTGTGCTGTGTCGCCTTGGTGGACGAACCCCAGAACCTACGTTCCCGATAGCATTCCCCTGTGGctcttttccatgtttttTTTCGGCCTTATGATATCCGTCTCCTTCGCTGGTTTGCGAATCGGTGAGATCGGCATGGACGTACTCAAGTCTCTCCCGCCCCTTCTCGTTGCCTTGAACCCCATCTCGGCAAACTCGTTGGCCAAGCTGCGGGAGGAGCGCCAAGCTTTGTCGACCAAGGTCGTCGACACGATAGATACCTTTGCCCCGGAGATCTTCCCAGATTTTGAACATGAGAAACTCGTTCCCCATGGCTATCCTCATGATGACACATATCAATCTCGGTTGAAGAGCATGCCACCCAGTGAGCCCGAAAGCCGAAACACCAGTAAAACCCGAGGCAGCCGCAGCCGATCCCGAAGTGCCGGCTTCCTTCAGGACACCCTGCTCAAACCACTGACGATCGGATCGAAGGATGACCTCGGCGAAGTCAATCGGAGAATTCGCGACTCGATGAAGGAGCGAGGCCGTGAGCGCGTTCGAGCACAGTACGACTCGGATGCAGACGCTGTGTTGGTTGACGGTTCTGGCGGCAGTGACAGCGGAGAtgcagtggaagagaagaaaaccaGATAA
- a CDS encoding uncharacterized protein (predicted protein), protein MTETFVNKLARAMSIIFDCQYFSTDHRTSVHWSFFGIAENTVTAAGAFKMAHNKILDWACSYKGGSSTFSYRIGIADGLVAMANREKKIDLAMAIKKELDMIAAKEREEAMERERELERLRNMPSLAVDPAESDDESQDEGPGFLDINDMSDQPFSSLDSREHGNLNSGEGMADFDEYDENVIDLTGDVDDNIDKIIKREPLETLGFNSTPAALIKQESSIENPSSVKSELLSGFPWVSEM, encoded by the coding sequence ATGACGGAGACCTTTGTGAACAAGTTGGCACGTGCCATGTCTATAATTTTCGATTGCCAGTACTTTTCAACAGATCACAGAACAAGCGTTCattggtctttctttggtATCGCGGAAAATACAGTCACGGCGGCAGGAGCCTTTAAAATGGCGCACAATAAGATCTTGGACTGGGCATGCTCATATAAGGGCGGTTCGTCCACGTTCAGCTACCGCATTGGGATTGCTGACGGTCTCGTCGCCATGGCCAAtcgggagaagaaaattgatCTCGCGATGGCAATAAAGAAAGAGCTCGACATGATTGCCGCTAAAGAACGGGAGGAGGCCATGGAACGTGAGCGTGAACTTGAAAGGCTCCGTAACATGCCTTCGTTGGCGGTTGACCCTGCTGAATCAGATGACGAGTCCCAAGACGAAGGGCCTGGGTTCCTAGATATAAATGACATGTCTGACCAGCCTTTCAGCTCTTTGGATTCGCGCGAACATGGAAACTTGAATAGCGGAGAGGGAATGGCAGACTTTGATGAATATGACGAGAATGTGATCGATCTTACAGGTGATGTGGATGATAACATCGACAAGATTATTAAAAGAGAGCCTCTCGAAACTCTTGGCTTTAATAGTACCCCTGCCGCTTTAATAAAGCAGGAATCCTCGATCGAGAATCCTTCATCTGTGAAGAGTGAGCTCTTGTCAGGCTTTCCTTGGGTATCTGAGATGTAG
- a CDS encoding uncharacterized protein (amino acid transporters): MASAAPANIQKGGQSDPLNGDDPNGVGETEVLSGSQKLHRKLRGREVQLFAVGGAIGTSLFVQMGAALPKGGPAGLFIGFMAYGTIALAVNECFAEIVCYMPIPSPFVRLAGHWVDDALSFAMGWNYFLAMALNIPYEIVAINVLLTYWTDKVPAAAVVVIVMAIFGILNVLTVRYFGVAEFYLSFFKIFLMLGLFLYTIVTMVGGNPHRDAIGFRYWNDPGAFVSHLVPGDTGRFLGILSCMIQGAFTITMGVLMVMRAGRIVGPEFISMAAGESERLRRVMRKAFASFGWRLMFFFCMGALCVGIVIPSNDPTLAAMLDGTKQGRGTGAASPYVISMNHFGIQVLPDIVNVLIMTSVLSAGNNVVFSASRTLYGMSLENKAPKWVSKTNRAGLPYNAVVIAMAFCLLGFLQVSNSSATVLNWLVSCIAGSYLLNYFGTCITYLHFYASLRRQGISRDNFPYRGRFQPYTAWYALCGTGVMVLVLGYNVFLSGGWDLKSFFLNYVIIGFYVLTFVFWKIFRRTRYVGIGKADLQLGSIKREIDEYEEVEYARRRGKPVALLDRLFE, translated from the exons ATGGCATCGGCTGCACCTGCCAACATCCAGAAGGGAGGACAATCCGATCCGCTCAATGGGGACGATCCGAATGGTGTAGGTGAGACGGAGGTGCTCTCAGGGTCTCAAAAGCTTCACAGGAAGCTCCGCGGGCGTGAGGTTCAGCTCTTTGCGGTAGGAGGAGCTATCGGTACAT CGCTCTTTGTACAAATGGGCGCGGCCTTACCCAAGGGTGGCCCGGCGGGCCTCTTTATCGGATTCATGGCGTACGGTACAATCGCTCTGGCCGTTAATGAATGTTTTG CGGAGATAGTTTGCTACATGCCCATTCCATCGCCCTTCGTGCGGTTGGCCGGACATTGGGTAGACGATGCGTTGAGCTTCGCAATGGGCTGGAATTACTTCTTGGCCATGG CGCTTAACATTCCTTATGAGATTGTTGCAATCAATGTTCTGCTTACCTACTGGACCGACAAGGtccctgctgctgcagtTGTTGTGATAGTCATGGCCATCTTTGG GATATTGAACGTCCTCACCGTTCGCTACTTCGGCGTTGCTGAGTTCTACTTATCgttcttcaagatattcttGATGCTGGGCTTGTTTCTATACACGATCGTCACCATGGTGGGCGGCAATCCCCATCGTGATGCTATTGGATTCCGATACTGGAACGACCCA GGGGCATTTGTCTCACATCTGGTGCCCGGAGACACTGGCCGCTTTCTTGGGATCCTGAGCTGCATGATCCAAGGCGCATTCAC TATCACAATGGGAGTGCTAATGGTTATGCGGGCGGGTAGAATAGTAGGGCCAGAATTTATATCCATGGCGGCTGGTGAGTCTGAGCGACTTCGGAGAGTCATGCGGAAAGCATTCGCATCATTTGGTTGGCGCCTtatgtttttcttctgtATGGGAGCACTCTGTGTTGGGATTGTGATCCCGTCCAACGACCCTACGTTGGCGGCCATGCTGGACGGTACAAAGCAGGGCAGGGGGACCGGCGCCGC GTCTCCCTATGTCATTTCCATGAACCACTTCGGCATCCAAGTCCTACCGGACATTGTCAATGTGCTAATCATGACCTCTGTCCTGTCCGCCGGAAACAACGTCGTATTTTCCGCCTCGCGGACGCTATACGGCATGTCTTTAGAGAACAAGGCGCCGAAATGGGTTTCCAAAACGAACCGAGCAGGATTGCCATACAACGCAGTGGTTATAGCCATGGCATTCTGCCTCCTCGGTTTCCTACAAGTCAGCAATAGCTCGGCCACTGTCCTGAATTGGCTGGTCAGTTGCATCGCAGGCTCCTACCTCCTCAACTATTTCGGAACATGCATCACCTACCTACATTTCTACGCCTCACTGCGTCGTCAGGGCATCTCACGCGATAATTTCCCCTATCGGGGTCGCTTCCAGCCCTACACGGCGTGGTACGCTCTTTGCGGAACGGGAGTGATGGTCCTGGTCTTGGGGTATAACGTCTTTCTCTCCGGTGGCTGGGAtctgaagtcgttctttcTTAACTATGTTATTATTGGGTTTTACGTGCTCACTTTCGtgttctggaagatattccgACGCACGCGATACGTGGGGATCGGCAAGGCGGATCTCCAGTTAGGGAGTATCAAACGAGAGATTGATGAGTATGAGGAGGTGGAGTATGCTCGTAGAAGAGGGAAACCGGTGGCCTTGCTGGATCGGTTGTTCGAGTAG